The DNA segment CGCTTGTCGCTCCATATCAATAGCACCCATATAGACAATACATTCAATGCCCATAAGCGCACAGACTGTTGCCGTTGCTACGCCGTGTTGTCCAGCTCCAGTTTCGGCAATAATGCGGTTTTTTCCTAAACGCTTAGCCATTAATATCTGCCCAATGGTATTGTTTACTTTATGCGCTCCCGTATGGCAAAGGTCTTCCCGTTTTAGGTAAACATTGGTGTTATACTTTTCAGAAAAACGTTTGGCATAATACAACGGGGTAGGACGCCCAACATATTCTTTAAGCAGTTGTTTAAATTCTTTTTGAAAACTGTCTTCCTGCATCACATCAAGGTATTGTTGACGTAATTCTTCTACATTTGGATACAGCATTTCGGGGATGTAAGCTCCGCCAAACTCACCGTAATAGCCTTTTTCATTTACGTGATAACTCATAAGTGTGATTGTATTGTGTTCAGTTTATCTATAAACTGTTGTAATTCTTGTGTATTCTTTAATCCAGGTTTTTCTTCAAATTTGCTGTTTACATCAATAGCAAATATGGGTAGTTTGGTTTTTAATATTTCTGAAAGTTGCTTTATTTCATCTAAACCAATTCCGCCACTGAGTACAAAAGGTATTTCTGAAGGATACTCTTTTAAAATATTCCAGTTAAAAGCGTAGCCATTACCGCCTTTTTCTTTTCCCTTTGTGTCAAAAAGAAAGGCAGAAACATAGGGCTCATATTCTTTTAATACGGAGAAATCGAAAGTGTCTTTTATACCAAATACTTTCCAAATTTTGCTATTTATTTCTTCTGAAGCAGCTAATTTTTCACAAAATGAAGCTGTTTCATCTCCGTGTAATTGAATAACATCTAACTGAAATTGGGTTGCTTTATTTAAAATTTCAGAAATAGTAGCATTAACAAAAACACCAACTTTTTTTACTTCAGAAGGAAGGGAAGGCATTTCGCCTTCAAAATTTCGTGGCGAGCCCTCATAAAAAATAAAACCCACATAATCCGGTTTTAGAGCAGCCACCTCCATTGGGTTATGCTTCATGCCACAGACTTTTAGTTGAATGTTTTTCATCGTAGCTGGTCTATAAATTGGTTGGCACTTTCTCCGGGGTTGTCAGTTTTCATAAAGGTTTCACCTATTAAAAAGCCCTTGTAACCATATTTTCGTAACGTTTTTATAGTTTCAGGGTTGCTAATGCCACTTTCTGAAATTTTTACAAAGTCTTTCGGTATTTTTTCTGAAAGTGCTTTGCTAATATCGATGGAAACATCAAATGTTTTTAAATTTCGATTGTTTACACCTAACATGTCAACAGTAGTCAACAAGGACCGTTGAAGCTCTTCTTCGTTATGAACTTCCAATAAAACATCTAAATCTAATTGCTTGGCGGTTTTTGAAAATTCCTTCAGCTGATTGTCACTCAATGAAGCAGCGATTAAAAGAATAGCATCAGCACCATACGCTTTCGCTTCATAAATTTGATACGAATCAATGATGAATTCTTTTCGTAACAACGGAATGTCTACACAGTTTCTAGCCAATGCTAAATCGTCTAACGATCCACCAAAATATTTGGTGTCAGTTAAAACTGAAATGCCGCAAACGCCCGCTTTGCTGTAGCCAGTAACAACTTCGGGTAAATTTACTTGGTCGTTGATAACCGATTTACTGGGCGAACGCCTTTTGTGTTCAGCGATAATCCCAGTATTTGAATTTCGCAAAGCAGCAGCCAACGAAATAGGAGTGCGGGAAAACGCTTCCGATTTTTCTAAAAGTGATATGGGAAAAAGCGCTTTCTTAGCGTTGACTTCCTTTATTTTATTCTGAATTATTTTATCTAAAATAGTCATGAGTTAAGCGCTGATTTTTTGAAGTTTTTGCAATACCTGTAAAGCTTTCCCAGATTGTAAGGAATCTTTTGCTTTTTCAATCCCAGTTTCAATACTACATTGATTGGCTACCGAAATAGCCATTCCAGCATTGGCGCAAATTACATTGTTTTGTTGCTGGGTTCCGTTTCCGGAGATAATAGTTTTAAAGATATTTGCTGAAGATTCTACTGTGTCACCACCATGAATATCAGATTGTTTAATGGTCTTAAAACCAAAATCTTCAGGCTGCATAATTTTTTCCGAAGTATTAGAAATTACTTTTACAGCTCCGGTCAATGAAATTTCATCATAGCCATCCATCGCGTGTAAAATAGCATATTTTTTATCGCTTTTTTGATATAAATAACCGTACAAACGAGCTAATTCCAAATTAAAAACGCCCACTAATTGGTTTTTTGGAAAAGCAGGATTTACCATCGGTCCCAACATATTGAAAAAGGTCTTTACGGCTAAATCTCTTCGTATGGGTGCTACATTTTTCATAGCTGGGTGAAAAAGTGGCGCGTGTAAAACACAGATGCCTGCTTCGTCTAAACTTCGTTTTAAAAAGTCAGTATCGCTACTAAATTTTATTCCCAATTGCTCCATTACATTGCTACTTCCGCTAATGGACGAAACGCCATAGTTACCGTGTTTAGTAACCAAAACGCCGGCTCCTGCCGTAACAAATGAGGAAAGTGTGGAAATATTAAAGGTGTCTTTGCTATCGCCTCCGGTTCCGCAAAGATCAATGGTATTGTAACCTTTTAAATCTACTGCAAGGCATAAATCCAATAACGCATCACGGAAACCTTCTAGCTCTTCGAGCGTGACACTTCGCATCATAAATACCGTTAAAAAAGCGGCTATTTGGCTTTGATTAAATTTTCCTTCACTAATAGAAACCAGAACATTACGAGCTTCTTCCTTGGTTAATTGTTCGTGATTTATAAGTCTGTTAAGTACTTGTTTCATTCTATTTTAAGTATAACGTAACTGATAATGACTCTAAAACTCATTAAGAGCATCAAAAATATAGAATGCTCTTTTAAAACAGCTTTAGACTTGTATAAAATACTCCTAAAGTTATTTAAAAGGATGTTTCTTAGAATAGCAAGCCTATGTTTCTAGATAAAGAAACATGCCTACTACAAAATCAGTAAAAAATTATGTTTAATTAAGTGAAAAGGTAGTGCCTTCTTTTCCGTCTTTAAGTTGTATTCCTGCTTTTTGCAATTCATCCCGAATTCGATCACTTGTTGCAAAATCTTTATTGGCACGTGCTTGATCTCTAAGTTCAATAAGCAATTGTATGGTTTCATTTAATTTATTACCATCTTGTTCATTGCTTTCTGCGATATCAACCAATCCTAATACATCGAAAATAAAATCTTGCATAGTCTCTTGTAATAGTTGCAAGTCTTTTTCGGTAATGGTTTCGGTGTCATCTAATAACGCATTGATAAACTTAGCTGCCTCAAACAACTGTGCAATAAGAATAGGACTGTTAAAGTCGTCATTCATGGCATCATAACAAGATTGACGCCATCGTGTTACATCTATACTGCTGCTTTCTGAAGTTTTTACACCGCCAATGGAGCGATAAGCATCCATTAAACGATTGAAGCCTTTTTGAGAAGCCTCTAATGCTTCTTTTGAAAAGTCTAAAATGCTTCGATATTGGGCTTGATACATAAAGAACTTAACCACAGTGGGTGCAAACGGCTTGTTGAAAATATCATTGTTACCCGTAAACATATCCCGTGGAAGAATAAAGTTTCCAGTAGATTTTGACATTTTTTTACCGTTAAGCGTAAGCATATTGGCGTGCATCCAGTAATTCACAGGATTTTGACCATTAGAAGCTTCGGCTTGTGCAATTTCACATTCGTGATGGGGGAATTTTAAGTCCATTCCGCCACCGTGAATATCAAATTGATTACCTAAATATTTTGTGCTCATTACGGTACACTCTAAGTGCCACCCTGGGAAACCATCGCTCCAAGGAGAAGGCCAACGCATAATGTGCTGTGGTTCGGCTTTTTTCCAAAGTGCAAAATCTTGTGGATTTTTCTTATCACTTTGTGCTGCCAATTCACGTGTATTGGCAATCATATCTTCTAAGTTTCGACCACTTAAAATTCCGTAATTATGATTTTCATTATATTTCATCACATCAAAATAAACAGATCCGTTTTTTTCATAGGCATAGCCTTGTTCTATAATGTTTTCTACTATTTGAATTTGCTCGATAATATGTCCCGTTGCAGTAGGTTCAATACTTGGAGGATGGGCATTGAAGGTTTCCATAATAGTATGGAAATCGACTGTATATTTCTGAACCACTTCCATCGGTTCTATTTGCTCGATACGTGCTTTTTTCAAAATAGGATCGTCCCCGCTTTCCCCATCGTTTTCTAGGTGTCCAGCATCGGTTATATTTCGAACGTAGCGAACTTTATATCCAAGGTGTTTTAGATAACGAAAAACAAGGTCGAATGATAAAAACGTACGACAATTCCCTAAATGCACATTGCTATAAACAGTAGGGCCACAAACGTACATACCGATAGTGCCTTCGTTAATAGGTGTAAATTTCTCTTTCTGCTTAGAGATGGAATTGTAGATTGCAAGTTCTTGTTCTTCGTAACGTTTCATAGTTTTCTGTTGGAAGTTAAATGATGGATCATTATTATTATCTTAATGCCTAAGTGTACCGACGGTTAAAATTCAGTATCTAGATTAATATAATCTAAAAAATCGCGTCGCGTTTCAGCGTTTTTAAATTTTCCGCCAAATTCACTAGTAACAGTACTGCTATCTATATCGCGTATTCCTCTGGAGTTAACACATAAATGCTTGGCATCGATAACACAGGCAACATCATCTGTATTTAATACTTTTTGCAATTCTTTTACAACTTGCATAGTAAGTCGCTCTTGTACTTGAGGACGTTTTGCGTAATAATCTACAATACGATTCATTTTTGAAAGACCCACAACGGTCCCGTTTGAAATATATGCGATATGAGCTTTTCCAACTATTGGAAGCAAATGATGTTCGCAAGTAGAGTAGAGGGTAATGTTTTTTTCAACCAACATTTCTCCATACTTATACTTATTGTCAAAGGTAGAGGCCTTAGGTTTTCTGTCTGGATGTAACCCTCCAAAAATTTCTTGAACAAACATCTTGGCAACTCTATTGGGTGTTCCTTTTAGGCTGTCGTCTGTTAAATCAAGCCCGAGTGTATTCATAATATTATGAACATCTTTCTTGATTCGCTCAATTTTTTCGATATCACTAAGTTCGAAAGCATCGGGACGTAAAGGAGTGTCTGTAGAACTCGCCACGTGATCATCGCCCATAGCTTCAATATCTTTTAGCTGTTTTTCTAAATCCATTTTTATTTCAAGGTGTAAAACTAAATATTGGTTGCAAAGATAGGCATTCGGTACATGCTATAAAAAATTGGCTATTGTTATTTTTAATACTACAATCCTTTGTTGTTATGTTAATTAAAAAGCATAAAAAAAAAGCCCTACTATATAGTAGGGCTTTTAAGTACTTATGTAGTGTTAATTACTTTGTTTTTTCTAAAACACTTTTACTATCTGATAAGACAGTCCCCTTTATTTTAAGGGCTTTAACAGGCTCATCGGCATTAGAATAAACTGTTACCGTTTTTCTAATAGGACCTACGCGGTTTGTATCGTATTTTACTTGAATACTGCTAGACTCACCTGGAGCAACAGCGCCATCTGGTTTTTTAGGTACGGTGCAACCGCAACTAGACTTAACATCGGTTACCACTAATGGCTCATCACCAGTGTTGGTAAATTCAAAAACACGAACGCCATCGCTTCCTTTTGCGATTTCGCCGTAGTCTATGGTTTCAGATTTAAATTCAAATTTTGCTTGTGCATTGGCGGCAAATCCAAAAAACGCTACAAATGCAATTAATGCTAATTTTTTCATGATTTCTAAAATTTAGAGTATGCTAAGGTACATATCTTTCCTACAATCTGCAAAATAACTTATTCACTTTTATAATCTTGCAGATATAGCTACTTTTGTAGGCTATAGTTCAAAAATTAGACCAAATTATGGCAGTAGCGGCAAAATATAATGCTCAAGATATTGAAAACAAATGGTATAGCCATTGGATGGAGAATGGATATTTTCATTCCGAAGTAAACGAAAAAGAACCATATGCCATTGTAATACCACCTCCTAACGTAACAGGAGTGTTGCATATGGGGCATATGCTTAACAATACCATTCAAGATGTGTTGATACGGCGTGCTCGCTTAAAAGGCTATAACGCTTGTTGGGTTCCGGGTACGGATCACGCATCTATCGCCACCGAAGCCAAAGTTGTGGCTAAATTAAAGAGCGAAGGGATTGATAAAAATAGCCTGACACGCGAAGATTTTTTAGAACACGCATGGGAATGGACGCACAAACACGGAGGGATCATTTTAGACCAACTAAAAAAATTGGGAGCTTCTTGTGATTGGGAGCGTACTAAGTTTACGATGGATGACGATATGTCAGCGTCTGTAATCAAGGTTTTTGTCGATTTATATAAAAAAGGACACGTATATCGTGGATACCGAATGGTAAACTGGGATCCGCAGGCTAAAACTACTTTATCTGATGAAGAAGTAATTCATATTGAAAAACAAGGAAATTTATATTACTTAAATTATAAAATTGAAGGAAGTGATGAGTCGCTAACCATTGCTACCACACGTCCTGAAACTATATTAGGCGATACTGCTATTTGTATTAACCCAAATGATGAACGTTTTACGCACTTAAAGGGAAAGAAAGCAATTGTGCCTATCTGTAACCGAGTAATACCTATTATTGAAGATGAATATGTAGATCTTGAGTTTGGTACCGGTTGCTTAAAAGTTACCCCTGCGCATGATGAGAATGATAAAATGTTAGGTGATAAGCACAATTTGGATGTAATCGATATTTTAAACGACGATGCTACCCTAAACGAACATGGTCTACATTTTCAAGGAAAAGGCCGTTTTGTGGTTAGAAAAGAAATTGTTGCCGAATTAAAAGAATTAGGTGTTTTAGACAAAGTAGAACAACACACCAATAAAATTGGGACGAGCGAGCGTACTGGAGCTGTTATCGAGCCGAAACTGAGCGATCAATGGTTCTTAAAGATGAAAGAATTAGCACAACCTGCTTTAGATTCTGTACTTGAAAAAGACATTAAATTAGTTCCTGAAAAGTTCATCAATACATATCGCCATTGGATGGAAAACGTCCGCGACTGGAATATTTCGCGTCAGTTATGGTGGGGACACCAGATCCCTGCGTATTATTACGGAAGCGGGAAAGAAGATTTCGTTGTGGCAGAAAGTGTAGAAGAGGCGTTGCATTTAGCTAAAGAAAAATCGGGTAATGCAGCTTTAAAAGCAACCGATTTAATTCAAGATGCCGATGCGTTAGATACTTGGTTCTCGTCTTGGTTATGGCCCATTAGTGTTTTCAACGGAATTCTGGAGCCCGATAATGATGAGATAAACTATTATTATCCTACAAAAGACTTAGTGACCGCCCCCGAAATCTTATTTTTCTGGGTAGCGCGAATGATTATCGCAGGGTATGAGTACCGTGATGAAAAACCGTTTAGCAGTGTTTATTTAACTGGAATTGTACGCGACAAACAACGCCGCAAGATGAGTAAGTCTTTAGGAAATTCACCAGATCCTATCGAGTTGATGAATAAATACGGAGCCGATGGTGTGCGTGTTGGGATGTTATTAAGTTCGCCTGCTGGGAACGATTTAATGTTTGAAGAGGACCTTTGTAAGCAGGGGAGTGGTTTTGTAAATAAAATATGGAATGCCTATCGATTAATTGACGGTTGGGAAATTTCCGAAGAAAAAGCAGAAACCGAAACCGATGCCATTGCCATCAATTGGTATAAAAATAAGTTTGCAAAAACCATCGCTGAAATTGAAGACCATTACAGCAAGTACAGAATTAGTGATGCACTAATGGCTACTTATAAGCTAGTTTGGGATGATTTCTGTTCTTGGTTGTTAGAAATGGTGAAACCAGGGTTTGGAAAGCCAATTTCGGCCACAACGTTTAAAAAAGTAATTGCTGTTTTAGAGGATAACCTTAAAATATTACATCCGTTTGTTCCTTTTATTTCTGAAGAAATCTGGCAAAGTATTACCCCTCGTTCTAAAGAAGAAGCTTTGATAGTTGCTGAATGGCCAACCGATATGGATTTTGATGAAAAACTGATAAAAGATTTCGAATTTGCTTCGGAAGTAATTTCAGGGATTCGTACTATTAGAAAACAAAAGAATATTTCATTTAAAGATACTATCTCGGTTTCTGTGATCAATAACGAAAAAGCAGAAGCTACTTTTGATTCGGTAATAAAGAAACTGGGAAATCTTTCCGAGTTAGAATATGTTTCAGAAAAAATAGAAGGAGCATTAACCTTTAGGGTTAAAAGCAATGAATACTTTGTGCCTATTGAGGGAGCGATTGATGTAGAAGATGAAATAGCTAAATTGAGTGAAGAACTTAAATATACGGAAGGCTTTTTAAAAAGTGTTCAAGGTAAACTTAAAAATGAGCGATTTGTAAACAACGCCCCTGAAAAAGTAGTAGCGATGGAAAAAAATAAGGAAGCAGATGCATTGGCTAAAATAGAAACACTAAAAGCCAGTTTAGCTTCTTTAAAATAGCTGAAAGGCGTTAAATTCTCTTAATTTCCTATAAATAAGGCGTTAATTTTCTTTTAAAACCAATTGTTTGGCTGTAATTTGAGTAAAAATATAAATTATGGATCAAGCTAAATATGACCAAATGCAAGGCATGTTGAATAAGTTGGAAGACATTAAAAACAGCCAAGAGAGCATTATTGACAAAATTAACCACGTAATAACCGATCTTTTTCAGAATCCTGACAAAGAGTTAGAAAAAGCGATGGAAGCTGCGCACGAAAAGGCATCGGCTAATGTTGATAAAATTGCGGAAGCCATTGATGAATATGAAATAAAATTCAACAAAGCACAGCAACAATAAGATAAAAATTTAATTACAGTTTAAAAGCTTCAACTTTAAATAATTGAAGCTTTTTTATTTACGATAGAGAAAATACGTGTTTACTGCTTCAATGTATTTTAGTTTTGCTTCGCGTGTTGTCATACCCTGTGTTTGAAATAGGGCATTGGTTTTAAAAGCAGAAATAAGGGGTTTGCTGCTTCGTGCAGAATCGGTATCGCTAGTGGCTCTTTTGTAATAAGCATAGAGTCGTAACAAAACATCTGCAGGAAACGGCTCAGTGTGCTCATTGATACTATCGACGGCTTTTTGAAAGGCAGTATCTAATTCTTTATCATTCATCTTGAAGCCAATATGGTAATTCCTCCTGTAACCTTTTGATTTAAGGAAACATCAATTTTTGCATCCAAAGGTAAAAAAACATCTACCCGCGAGCCAAATTTTATAAAACCGCTGTCATCAGTTTGATTAACAGTTTGTCCTTCTTCAGCATAATTTACAATACGTTTTGCCATAGCACCTGCTATTTGTCGATGCAATACATCTCCAAATTCATTAGATTTAACAACAACAGTGGTGCGTTCATTTTCTTCAGAAGATTTTGGGTGCCATGCTACTAAAAATTTACCAGGGTGATATTTGCTATAGACTACTTTACCACCAACAGGATATCGAGTTACATGAACGTTTACAGGAGACATAAATACAGAAACCTGTATGCGTTTCTCGTTGTAATACTCCTTTTCAAAAACTTCTTCGATTACAACTACTTTCCCATCAACAGGGGATAGCACTTGGCCATCATTTGTTATAAAATTGCGTTTTGGATTTCTGAAAAATTGGAGAATCAACACCAATAGCACAATCAATGAGATAACAATTCCTCCTTTTATAAAGGAATTTCCGACAAAATAATCGGCTACAAGGCTTAGTACAATGCAAATTGCAAGTGCTATTAAAATGATTTTATGACCTTCTTTATGAAACATAATAAGCTATTTGTAAAAAAGCGTAAATAAATGGGCTAGCAAAAATGATACTATCAAGCCTATCGTACAATCCACCGTGTCCAGGCATTAATATTCCACTGTCTTTTACACCAGCTTGTCTTTTAAATTTAGATTGTATTAAATCACCAATAGTGCCAAAAACGGAGGCTATAACTGCCATTATTACCCAGATAATTAGTGTGAACTCTACAGTTAGTTCTGGTTTGTAAATTTCTAAACACTTAAATATAAGAAAACCTGCTAGAATAGCCCCAACTAAACCGCCAATAAAGCCTTCAACAGTTTTATTAGGTGAAATTCGTTCTAAAAGTTTTCTTTTGCCAAAGTTTTTACCCACTATATAGGCAAATGAGTCATTAAACCAAATTAAAATAAATACGCCTCCTATTATCTCAGGAATAAAGCTTTCGTTATAAACGGGTATAAGGGTTAAAAAAACAAATCCACTTATTAAATATAATATAATGGCAACGTATTTTTTCTTTTGAAACATAGGTATTTTACTTACCCAGAGAACATCTTTTAAAAGAAAAAGATTTACAAAACAGCAAAGAATAAGTAATAAGTTTACTGCATTTATATCGAATATTGAATAGCTAAAAAAGTATAAAAGCCCTGCCAGTAAAGCGTAGGCGAGATAACTTTTTAGATGTACTAGCTTTAAAAATTCGCTTAGAGTAATTATGGAAAGAATGAAAAATAGGCCCATAAACCATTCGTGCGAGGTAAACATAGAAATAATAACTATCGAAATGTATAGCACACCCGATAGGGTTCGCACAATGAGTTCCTTCATATTATAGGTCTTCCAATAGCAACAAATATAGGTTTTTTGTGCTACTTCCGTAACTCATAAAGTCCTTTTCTTTGTCAGTTTCAAAGTCCTGAATAGTAGTGATATTGGTAGGAATTTGTTTGGTATTGCGATTTTTAATGATGCGTAGCCCCTCGCTGATGGTGTCGACCAATTGGCTAGTAGTGGCAAAAACAACAAAATTAAATGGTAGTTCGTTTAGTTTTTTTTCTTTGATTTGATTAGAAGACAATAATATAGATCCGTTTTTGCCAACTAAAGATTCGCATGTGGTTAAAAAGAAAGTGCTGCCTCCTTTTGTTGTGAAATTTAAATTAAATCCGTCAAAACGTGAAGATAGGTTTTTATCGACGCAAAAAACATCACGCTCATACCAGTCATTTTCAATTAAAATATTGTCAAATGCTTCTAAAACTTCATTTATAGATTCGCAGTATAAAAATTTACCACCATTTTTGTTGAAATTATAGGTGAATTTTTCATCTATAGGAAGCTTTTCTTCTGGGTAATATTTGCTTGTATCAGATTTTTTAGCTTTTTCATCTGACTTGTTTTTGTTAGGATTTAAAAGTCTTTTAAACAGACCCATTCATTGTTTGTTGAGGAGTTCGTAATACGTTTAACTTCAAATATATGAAATCTAACGGGAAGAATAGATACTTAAAACCAAAGTTTGTGATAAAAAAAAGATAGGTGGCCTAGTTGCTAGCCACCTTCTCTTCTTCACTTTCTTGATTTCCTTTATCGTTCTCTTCCTTTTCGATCTTTTTATTCTCTATATCTTTTTTAAAGGGACGTTCGCCAAAAATACGCTCTAAACTTTCTTTAAAGATTACTTCTTTTTCAAGTAACTCTTCAGCAAGTTCAGTTAGCTTATCTTTATTTTTTTCTAAGAGTTCGAGTGCTCTTTGGTACTGGGCTTCAATAAGATTAGAAATTTCTTTATCTATCAATTCAGCGGTCTTCTCACTATATGGTTTACTGAAGTTATATTCATTTTGTCCACTAGAATCATAATAAGTAAGGTTCCCTACCTTTTCATTAAGGCCATAAATAGTAACCATAGCCCGAGCTTGTTTAGTAATTTTTTCTAAATCACTAAGTGCACCCGTACTAATTTGATTGAATATTACTTTCTCTGCGGCTCTACCACCAAGGGCAGCACACATTTCGTCCAGCATTTGTTCAGGTCGAACAATTAGACGCTCTTCTGGTAAATACCAAGCAGCCCCTAATGATTGTCCACGAGGTACAATAGTTACTTTAACAAGTGGTGCAGCATGTTCCAGCATCCAGCTTATCGTTGCGTGACCAGCTTCGTGAAAAGCTATTGCTTTTTTCTCATCTGGAGTTATAATCTTATTTTTCTTTTCTAGGCCACCTACAATACGATCTACAGCATCTAAGAAATCTTGTTTACCAACTGCTTTGCTTTCCTTTCGAGCAGCTATTAATGCAGCTTCGTTACAAACATTAGCAATATCGGCTCCAGAAAACCCTGGTGTCTGTTTAGCTAGAAAGTCTGTATTTAATGTATCGTCAATTTTTAGAGGACGAAGGTGTACTTCAAATATCTCTTTACGTTCGCGTACATCAGGTAAATCTACATAAATTTGTCTATCAAAACGTCCAGCCCGCATTAATGCCTTATCTAATACATCAGCACGGTTTGTTGCCGCAACGACAATAACGTTTGTATTAGTTCCAAAACCATCCATTTCGGTCAGTAATTGGTTAAGCGTG comes from the Marixanthomonas ophiurae genome and includes:
- a CDS encoding phosphatidate cytidylyltransferase, with the protein product MKELIVRTLSGVLYISIVIISMFTSHEWFMGLFFILSIITLSEFLKLVHLKSYLAYALLAGLLYFFSYSIFDINAVNLLLILCCFVNLFLLKDVLWVSKIPMFQKKKYVAIILYLISGFVFLTLIPVYNESFIPEIIGGVFILIWFNDSFAYIVGKNFGKRKLLERISPNKTVEGFIGGLVGAILAGFLIFKCLEIYKPELTVEFTLIIWVIMAVIASVFGTIGDLIQSKFKRQAGVKDSGILMPGHGGLYDRLDSIIFASPFIYAFLQIAYYVS
- a CDS encoding LUD domain-containing protein, with protein sequence MGLFKRLLNPNKNKSDEKAKKSDTSKYYPEEKLPIDEKFTYNFNKNGGKFLYCESINEVLEAFDNILIENDWYERDVFCVDKNLSSRFDGFNLNFTTKGGSTFFLTTCESLVGKNGSILLSSNQIKEKKLNELPFNFVVFATTSQLVDTISEGLRIIKNRNTKQIPTNITTIQDFETDKEKDFMSYGSSTKNLYLLLLEDL
- the ftsH gene encoding ATP-dependent zinc metalloprotease FtsH — translated: MALENKKKGDKPQGNKPEKKKPKFSNYWIYGAIFLLFMGIQFFGGGSWAQPEKTTKSQFEQFLRDGDVAKVKIVNHKVAKVFLTQEAKNKDVHTKSTGSGMLDPGPNEPNYQFEFGDEQNFENDINEIKKENNLDTQLVWDTEENMWGDLLITLLPFVVIIAIWIFIMRRMSSGGGGGAGGQIFNIGKSKAKLFDEKTDVKTSFKDVAGLEGAKEEVQEVVDFLKNPEKYTALGGKIPKGALLVGPPGTGKTLLAKAVAGEAKVPFFSLSGSDFVEMFVGVGASRVRDLFKQAKEKSPSIIFIDEIDAIGRARGKSNFGGSNDERENTLNQLLTEMDGFGTNTNVIVVAATNRADVLDKALMRAGRFDRQIYVDLPDVRERKEIFEVHLRPLKIDDTLNTDFLAKQTPGFSGADIANVCNEAALIAARKESKAVGKQDFLDAVDRIVGGLEKKNKIITPDEKKAIAFHEAGHATISWMLEHAAPLVKVTIVPRGQSLGAAWYLPEERLIVRPEQMLDEMCAALGGRAAEKVIFNQISTGALSDLEKITKQARAMVTIYGLNEKVGNLTYYDSSGQNEYNFSKPYSEKTAELIDKEISNLIEAQYQRALELLEKNKDKLTELAEELLEKEVIFKESLERIFGERPFKKDIENKKIEKEENDKGNQESEEEKVASN